From Flavobacterium sp. 102, a single genomic window includes:
- a CDS encoding DUF5777 family beta-barrel protein → MKKVLLLLLLPLGMFAQDDLLSEIDTAAAGKSKVESAFKALKIVNLESTKLAAKGDLYFIVAHRFGSVKDGFEGFYGLDQAVTQLKFVYGLNDWLTISGARSEIAYDFSGKFLLKSQETNGFPVAIAGFTSLAINNTLKESLYPEMKFDNRLVYVTQLLVSRKFSNSLSLQLSPTYFHENFVIDDNQDNSQYAIGMGGRYKFAKRWSVNVDYAAHLNRSSTSQFRDPLSIGVDLETGGHVFQMHFSSSQGMHESGFLGNSTGDWGKGDVFFGFNLLRVF, encoded by the coding sequence ATGAAAAAAGTACTGTTATTGTTATTGCTTCCTTTGGGAATGTTTGCCCAAGATGATTTGTTGAGTGAAATAGACACCGCAGCTGCCGGAAAAAGCAAAGTAGAATCAGCTTTCAAAGCATTGAAAATTGTCAATTTAGAATCTACTAAATTGGCTGCTAAAGGCGATTTGTATTTTATAGTGGCGCACCGATTCGGTTCTGTCAAAGACGGTTTTGAAGGTTTCTACGGATTAGATCAAGCGGTAACCCAATTGAAATTTGTTTACGGCCTAAATGATTGGTTAACGATTAGTGGTGCCAGAAGTGAAATTGCGTATGATTTTTCAGGGAAGTTCTTACTCAAATCCCAAGAGACGAATGGCTTCCCTGTGGCTATTGCCGGTTTTACCAGTTTGGCGATTAACAACACTTTAAAAGAAAGTCTTTATCCGGAAATGAAATTTGACAATCGATTGGTTTATGTGACCCAGCTTTTGGTATCCAGAAAGTTTAGTAATAGTTTGTCTTTACAATTATCTCCAACTTATTTTCATGAAAATTTTGTGATTGATGACAACCAAGATAACAGTCAGTATGCTATCGGAATGGGTGGAAGGTATAAATTTGCGAAGCGTTGGTCTGTTAATGTTGATTATGCAGCGCATTTAAACCGTTCGAGTACTTCGCAGTTTCGTGACCCGCTTTCTATCGGTGTTGATTTAGAAACCGGTGGGCATGTTTTTCAAATGCATTTCAGCAGTTCACAAGGTATGCATGAATCAGGTTTCTTAGGAAATTCAACTGGAGATTGGGGCAAAGGCGATGTGTTCTTCGGATTCAATTTGTTAAGAGTGTTTTAA
- a CDS encoding FG-GAP-like repeat-containing protein translates to MKKITLFFILLFVGNLSFAQDNCATALPITAGTHIISTINGTQLPTVACSFSNANTTAAEWYSYTPTQNYTVTVTSDLIENICKDTRLRIYSGNCTVMTCVDADDDDGVITCNSGNNNSYLSKITFNAIAGTTYYIVWDNRYASTGFNFQVSEIPAGYNPCNSAVAVSAGTTTVSAIDQININTSCSSAALSKWYSYTPTVNASVTVSSDLAENICKDTFFSVYTGNCTSGLTCLTSDDNSGVITCNFGNTNSNLSTKTFDVAAGSTYYIVWDNRWSNNGFNFTITEVPIIVPVNYTTQNLASLNSGFNNCIVDMNGDYKDDLVGVSDNNMRVHFQGNGGTFTTTDFPITGTSDMPYWSMAAGDYNKDGYNDLLLGSGGGLTFWRSNNTGTAYTNINPSDYIFCQRTNFVDINNDGNLDAFSCHDVAPNVYYINDGSANMQYYQSGTSGAYMLGITPSGGNYASLWTDFDNDGDSDMFISKCSGPPCEMHRNDGNGVFTDVSALAQINVTPIQTWSSAIADFDNDGDMDVIITASAGTHRFFRNNLESNGGVIGAFTNITAGSGWDTNTSTNIDNIAYDFDNDGRVDVLGGGGKIMFNQGNNVFTPVNYSGISVGAVGDLNNDGFIDFQNGTTIRYAVPNGNNWLKVNFQGIQSNRNGIGARVEIYGPWGKQIRDVRSGEGFRYMSTLNAHFGLGTASTINQVIVRWPSGIVDTFNNVAPNQALLVVEGATLATNAFETSVFTVYPNPVKSIINISINTANPVEFKLAQIYDLNGRMVQESAVQNQSIVVDHLATGTYILMLRDTQGKDYSQKFVKE, encoded by the coding sequence ATGAAAAAAATTACCCTATTTTTTATTTTGCTTTTTGTCGGTAATTTGTCTTTCGCACAAGACAATTGTGCCACGGCACTGCCAATTACTGCCGGAACACATATTATCAGTACAATAAACGGAACACAGTTACCAACTGTAGCATGTTCGTTTTCAAATGCTAATACAACAGCAGCTGAATGGTATTCTTATACACCGACACAGAACTACACCGTAACCGTAACATCAGATTTGATCGAAAACATCTGTAAAGATACCAGATTAAGAATCTACAGCGGAAACTGTACAGTTATGACTTGTGTAGACGCTGACGACGACGACGGTGTAATCACCTGTAATTCGGGAAACAACAATTCTTATCTCTCGAAAATAACATTCAATGCTATCGCAGGAACTACCTACTATATTGTATGGGATAACCGATATGCTTCAACGGGATTTAACTTTCAAGTATCTGAAATCCCTGCCGGATACAACCCTTGTAATTCGGCTGTAGCAGTTAGTGCTGGTACAACGACGGTTAGTGCAATTGACCAAATCAACATCAACACATCATGTTCTTCTGCGGCTTTATCTAAGTGGTATTCTTACACACCAACCGTGAATGCAAGTGTTACTGTTTCTTCTGATTTAGCTGAAAATATCTGTAAAGATACCTTCTTTAGTGTTTATACAGGAAATTGCACCTCAGGATTAACTTGTCTGACTAGTGATGATAATTCAGGTGTTATTACTTGTAATTTTGGCAATACTAATTCTAACTTATCCACTAAAACATTTGATGTAGCAGCAGGTTCAACATACTATATAGTATGGGATAACCGTTGGAGTAACAATGGTTTTAACTTTACAATCACTGAGGTGCCAATCATAGTTCCGGTAAATTATACTACTCAAAATCTTGCGTCATTGAACAGCGGTTTCAATAATTGTATTGTTGACATGAATGGTGATTACAAAGATGATCTTGTAGGAGTTAGTGACAATAACATGAGAGTACATTTTCAAGGGAATGGAGGCACTTTTACTACCACTGACTTTCCAATAACAGGAACAAGTGATATGCCTTATTGGAGTATGGCTGCCGGCGATTATAACAAAGACGGATACAATGATTTACTTCTTGGAAGTGGCGGTGGATTGACTTTTTGGAGATCTAACAATACCGGAACTGCTTACACTAACATCAATCCATCTGATTATATTTTCTGTCAAAGAACCAACTTTGTTGACATCAATAATGACGGAAATTTAGATGCTTTTTCTTGTCACGATGTGGCGCCAAACGTTTACTATATTAACGACGGTAGTGCTAACATGCAATATTACCAATCAGGCACAAGTGGTGCATATATGTTAGGAATTACGCCTAGCGGTGGAAATTATGCTTCTTTATGGACTGATTTTGATAATGATGGTGATTCTGATATGTTCATTTCAAAATGTTCTGGGCCTCCATGTGAAATGCACAGAAATGATGGCAATGGTGTTTTCACTGATGTTTCAGCTTTGGCACAAATTAATGTTACCCCAATCCAAACGTGGTCCTCTGCAATAGCTGATTTTGACAATGATGGTGATATGGATGTAATTATTACTGCAAGTGCAGGAACACACAGATTTTTCAGAAATAACCTTGAATCAAACGGTGGCGTTATAGGAGCTTTTACCAATATCACTGCTGGTTCAGGATGGGATACAAATACCTCAACCAACATAGATAACATCGCTTATGATTTTGACAATGATGGTCGTGTGGATGTTCTTGGTGGTGGTGGTAAAATCATGTTCAACCAAGGAAATAATGTGTTTACTCCGGTCAACTATAGCGGAATCAGTGTTGGAGCTGTAGGAGATTTAAATAACGATGGTTTCATTGATTTCCAAAACGGAACTACTATTCGTTACGCAGTGCCAAACGGTAATAATTGGTTAAAAGTAAACTTCCAAGGAATACAAAGTAACCGCAACGGAATTGGTGCTCGTGTTGAAATTTATGGTCCATGGGGAAAACAAATCAGAGATGTTCGCAGTGGAGAAGGATTCAGATACATGAGTACTTTAAACGCTCATTTCGGTTTAGGTACTGCTAGTACAATCAACCAAGTAATCGTAAGATGGCCATCAGGTATTGTAGATACTTTCAACAATGTCGCTCCAAACCAAGCATTATTAGTGGTAGAAGGTGCAACTCTTGCAACCAATGCTTTTGAAACTTCTGTATTTACCGTTTATCCAAACCCGGTTAAAAGCATCATTAATATTTCAATTAACACTGCTAACCCTGTAGAGTTTAAATTGGCACAGATTTATGATTTAAATGGAAGAATGGTACAAGAAAGTGCTGTTCAAAATCAAAGCATTGTTGTTGACCATTTAGCTACCGGAACTTACATCTTAATGTTAAGAGACACACAAGGAAAAGATTATTCTCAAAAATTCGTTAAAGAATAA
- a CDS encoding acyl-CoA thioesterase translates to MNENYKSVDTSKITIAELMLPSHTNFSGKIHGGYILSLLDQIAFACASKFSGHYCVTASVDTVDFLNPIEVGELVTMKASVNYVGKSSMIVGIRVEAENIQSGAIKHCNSSYFTMVAKDENGNNTPVPGLILSNDEEIRRFCNCIKHIALKKDKNLHEEVFDYKSDAAIEKLKNYHVKLAGF, encoded by the coding sequence ATGAATGAGAATTATAAAAGTGTAGACACTTCCAAGATTACGATAGCTGAATTGATGTTGCCTTCACACACCAATTTTAGTGGTAAAATTCACGGTGGTTATATCTTGTCTTTGCTAGATCAAATTGCTTTTGCCTGTGCTTCTAAATTCTCCGGTCATTATTGCGTGACGGCTTCGGTCGACACGGTTGATTTTTTGAATCCGATTGAAGTTGGTGAACTCGTAACCATGAAAGCCAGTGTGAATTATGTGGGTAAAAGCTCAATGATTGTTGGTATCCGAGTTGAAGCAGAAAACATCCAATCAGGTGCAATAAAACACTGTAATTCGAGTTACTTTACCATGGTCGCCAAAGATGAAAATGGCAATAATACACCTGTTCCGGGATTGATTTTATCCAACGATGAAGAAATCAGAAGGTTTTGTAATTGCATTAAACATATTGCCCTAAAAAAAGATAAAAATTTACATGAAGAAGTTTTCGATTATAAGTCGGATGCTGCTATAGAAAAACTAAAGAATTATCATGTAAAATTAGCAGGGTTTTAG
- the rmuC gene encoding DNA recombination protein RmuC: MSESLFIILAFIIALAIGIFLGKTLFAAKSQSDKASLEEKINGLFQQIEQLKNQVNQTVQERENIRTEKEALAIQLSKKETDFENLWERNKEQKDEVEKLQEKFTKEFENLANKILEEKTTKFTEQNKENLKNILTPLQDKIQLFEKKVEDTHKESIDYHAALRQQILGLREMNEQMSKETLNLTKALKGDSKMQGNWGELILERVLEKSGLEKGREYEVQQSFTTEEGNRVFPDVVINLPDGKKMVVDSKVTLTAYERYINEEDDTVKAQYLKEHVMALKRHVDQLSEKNYQDLYQMESPDFVLLFIPIESAFALALNEDTSLYNKAFEKNIVIVTPSTLLATLRTIDSMWTNQKQQENALEIARQAGALYDKFEGFVGDLVKIGKKMDEAKVEYQGAMNKLVDGKGNLVTSVEKLKKMGAKAKKALPENILTRAEKDE, translated from the coding sequence ATGTCAGAATCTCTATTTATCATCCTTGCTTTTATCATCGCCTTAGCCATTGGAATTTTCTTGGGCAAAACACTTTTCGCCGCCAAATCACAATCGGATAAAGCTTCGTTGGAAGAAAAAATCAATGGTTTATTTCAACAAATTGAGCAACTGAAAAATCAAGTCAACCAAACGGTTCAGGAGCGCGAAAACATTCGCACCGAAAAAGAGGCGTTGGCGATTCAATTGTCCAAAAAAGAAACCGATTTTGAGAATCTTTGGGAACGCAACAAAGAGCAAAAAGACGAGGTTGAAAAACTACAGGAAAAATTTACCAAAGAATTTGAAAATTTGGCCAACAAAATTTTAGAGGAAAAAACCACGAAATTTACCGAGCAAAACAAAGAAAACCTTAAAAATATTTTAACGCCTTTACAAGATAAAATCCAGCTTTTTGAAAAGAAAGTGGAAGACACGCACAAAGAAAGTATCGACTATCATGCTGCGTTACGCCAACAAATATTAGGCTTGCGCGAAATGAACGAGCAGATGAGCAAAGAAACTTTGAACCTAACCAAAGCCTTGAAAGGCGACAGTAAAATGCAAGGCAATTGGGGCGAATTGATTTTAGAAAGAGTACTAGAAAAATCGGGCTTGGAAAAAGGTCGCGAATATGAAGTACAGCAAAGTTTTACTACCGAAGAAGGCAATCGCGTTTTCCCTGACGTCGTGATTAATTTGCCTGATGGCAAGAAAATGGTCGTCGATTCAAAAGTAACTTTGACCGCTTATGAACGTTATATCAATGAAGAAGATGATACTGTAAAAGCTCAATATTTAAAAGAACATGTTATGGCATTGAAACGCCATGTCGACCAATTGAGTGAGAAGAATTATCAGGATTTGTACCAAATGGAAAGTCCGGACTTTGTATTGCTTTTTATTCCGATTGAATCTGCGTTTGCCTTGGCATTGAATGAAGATACTTCACTGTACAACAAAGCTTTTGAGAAGAATATTGTGATTGTTACGCCTTCTACGCTATTGGCAACCTTACGCACAATTGACAGCATGTGGACCAACCAAAAGCAACAAGAAAATGCTTTGGAAATTGCAAGACAAGCCGGAGCTTTGTATGACAAGTTTGAAGGTTTTGTGGGCGATTTGGTGAAAATCGGGAAGAAAATGGACGAAGCCAAAGTCGAGTATCAAGGTGCGATGAATAAGCTAGTTGACGGAAAAGGAAACTTAGTGACCAGCGTTGAAAAATTGAAAAAAATGGGTGCCAAAGCCAAGAAAGCTTTACCCGAAAATATCCTAACCAGAGCTGAAAAAGATGAATGA
- a CDS encoding pseudouridine synthase, producing the protein MHQHFLIHKPHGYLSQFIYAKKRHKKLLGELYNFPEGTMAIGRLDEDSEGLLLLTTDGMMSEIVRSQTIEKEYYAQVDGIITQEAVEQLKNGVEIGFKGIRYTTKNCEAKLLNKLPDSIGEGRRIREERHGPTSWVSITLTEGKFRQVRKMTAAVGFPTLRLVRIRVGNLHLQNLKAGEVLEVKSFF; encoded by the coding sequence ATGCACCAACACTTCCTAATTCACAAGCCACACGGTTATTTGAGCCAATTCATTTATGCCAAAAAGCGACACAAAAAACTGCTCGGCGAACTCTATAATTTCCCCGAAGGCACCATGGCAATCGGGCGTTTGGATGAAGATTCGGAAGGGTTACTTTTATTGACTACAGATGGAATGATGAGTGAAATCGTAAGAAGCCAAACCATCGAAAAAGAATATTATGCCCAAGTTGACGGCATCATTACGCAAGAAGCGGTTGAACAATTAAAAAATGGAGTAGAAATCGGTTTTAAAGGCATTCGTTATACGACCAAAAATTGCGAAGCCAAACTCCTAAACAAGTTACCTGATTCCATAGGCGAAGGCAGGAGAATTCGAGAGGAACGTCATGGACCAACCAGTTGGGTTTCGATAACGCTAACCGAGGGCAAATTCCGTCAAGTGCGAAAAATGACTGCAGCTGTTGGATTTCCGACTTTAAGATTGGTGAGAATTCGCGTGGGAAACCTACATTTGCAAAACTTAAAAGCCGGTGAAGTTTTAGAAGTTAAAAGTTTTTTTTAG
- a CDS encoding tRNA (cytidine(34)-2'-O)-methyltransferase, translating to MLNIVLVEPEIPNNTGNIGRLCVGTENRLHLIKPYGFEITDKNLKRSGLDYWVHLEVKEYPNVNEWIAQIPDKSRVFLMSSHATKSIYEAEFQEEDWLVFGKESVGLSQEVLAQFENHLTIPMSNLIRSYNIANSVAFVVGEAKRQLLVHSGQ from the coding sequence ATGTTAAACATCGTTTTAGTCGAACCCGAAATCCCAAACAATACCGGAAATATTGGTCGTTTATGTGTTGGAACTGAAAACCGCTTGCATTTAATTAAGCCTTATGGTTTTGAGATTACCGATAAAAACTTAAAGCGTTCCGGTTTGGATTATTGGGTACATTTAGAAGTCAAAGAATATCCAAATGTAAACGAATGGATAGCACAAATTCCCGATAAATCAAGAGTTTTTTTGATGAGTTCTCATGCTACAAAATCGATCTACGAAGCCGAATTTCAGGAGGAAGATTGGTTGGTTTTTGGGAAAGAAAGTGTTGGTTTGAGTCAAGAAGTTTTAGCGCAATTCGAAAATCATTTGACCATTCCGATGTCGAATTTAATCCGCAGTTATAACATTGCCAATTCGGTGGCTTTTGTGGTTGGCGAAGCGAAGAGGCAATTATTAGTGCACAGTGGTCAGTAA
- a CDS encoding ABC transporter ATP-binding protein, producing the protein MSSYKTILSTTSLSIGYPAKRENHVIAENLNLNLVEGQLISLVGANGIGKSTLLRTLTGIQKPLKGAVLLREKNITDFQALELAQNLSLVLTEKLPPNNLTVFELIALGRQPYTNWLGNLSAEDHEKINQAIELTHIKHLVTKKHHEISDGQLQIVLIARALAQDTPLIILDEPTTHLDLLHKVSVFKLLKKLSQETGKCILFSTHDIDLAIQLSDEMIVMTEENVVQDQPCNLITKGVFNTLFKDDSITFDGEKGKFVIN; encoded by the coding sequence ATGAGTTCCTATAAAACCATATTATCAACGACCAGTTTAAGCATTGGATATCCTGCCAAAAGAGAAAATCATGTCATTGCCGAAAATTTAAATTTGAATTTGGTTGAAGGACAATTGATTTCACTTGTTGGAGCTAATGGCATTGGAAAATCTACTTTATTGCGAACGTTAACCGGCATTCAAAAGCCTTTAAAAGGTGCTGTGCTCTTGCGCGAAAAAAACATTACTGATTTTCAGGCTTTGGAATTGGCGCAAAATTTAAGTTTGGTACTGACCGAGAAATTACCGCCAAACAACCTGACTGTTTTCGAATTAATCGCTTTGGGAAGACAACCTTATACCAATTGGTTAGGAAATCTTTCAGCTGAAGATCATGAAAAAATCAACCAAGCTATTGAATTGACACACATCAAACATTTGGTAACCAAAAAACACCATGAAATCAGTGACGGTCAATTGCAAATTGTGCTCATTGCACGAGCATTGGCACAAGATACACCGCTGATTATTTTGGATGAACCAACGACACATTTGGATTTATTGCACAAAGTTTCGGTTTTTAAACTGTTGAAAAAATTGTCTCAGGAAACCGGAAAATGCATTTTGTTTTCAACACATGACATCGACTTAGCGATTCAATTAAGTGATGAAATGATTGTTATGACGGAAGAAAACGTTGTGCAAGACCAGCCTTGTAACTTAATTACAAAAGGCGTTTTCAATACCCTTTTTAAAGACGACTCCATCACTTTTGACGGTGAAAAAGGAAAGTTTGTGATTAACTAA
- a CDS encoding iron ABC transporter permease, which produces MKTNKKNSLLFTFLSLTLLLTLLLNISFGQVAIPVKEVFRSLFGGQAEKETWEYIIMNFRLPKAITATLVGIGLSISGLLMQTLFRNPLAGPYVLGLSSGSSLGVAFVILGAGLLPAVFSQFLLSSYGIILASCLGSLLVLLMILIVSQRLRDTMSILIVGLMFSSFTGAIVSVFSYFSTAEQLQKYTFWSMGSIGNLSWQNITVLGLSVFMGLLLSLLTLKALDALLLGENYAKSMGLNLKKSRYTIIFATSILAGSITAFAGPIAFVGLAVPHLAKLIFQTSNHKTLFWSTILIGAIIMLFCDMISQMPGFDFTLPINAITSIIGAPVVIWLIVRKKSMT; this is translated from the coding sequence TTGAAAACGAATAAAAAAAATAGCCTTCTCTTCACCTTTTTATCCTTGACATTGTTATTGACATTGTTATTGAACATTTCTTTTGGTCAAGTGGCAATTCCGGTGAAAGAAGTTTTCAGAAGCTTGTTTGGTGGTCAAGCCGAAAAGGAAACTTGGGAATACATCATTATGAATTTTAGATTGCCCAAAGCAATTACGGCAACATTAGTTGGTATCGGACTTTCGATTAGTGGTTTGTTAATGCAAACATTATTCAGAAATCCATTGGCCGGACCTTATGTATTGGGTTTAAGTTCGGGTTCCAGTTTGGGCGTTGCTTTTGTAATTCTCGGTGCGGGACTTTTGCCTGCCGTTTTTTCACAATTCTTATTATCGTCATACGGCATCATTTTGGCTTCCTGTTTGGGTAGTTTATTGGTTTTACTAATGATTTTAATCGTTTCCCAACGCTTGCGCGATACGATGTCGATATTGATTGTCGGACTCATGTTCAGCAGTTTTACCGGTGCGATTGTGAGTGTATTTAGTTATTTCAGCACGGCTGAACAATTGCAGAAATACACTTTTTGGTCGATGGGAAGTATAGGCAATTTGTCTTGGCAGAATATTACCGTATTAGGCCTATCGGTATTCATGGGTTTACTATTGAGTTTACTGACTTTAAAAGCTTTAGACGCTTTATTGCTTGGAGAAAATTACGCCAAAAGCATGGGTTTAAACCTAAAAAAATCCAGATACACCATCATTTTTGCCACCAGTATTTTAGCCGGAAGTATTACCGCTTTTGCCGGTCCAATTGCTTTTGTTGGCTTGGCCGTTCCCCATTTAGCTAAACTAATCTTTCAAACCAGTAATCACAAAACCTTATTTTGGAGCACAATATTAATTGGTGCTATTATTATGTTATTTTGTGATATGATTTCTCAAATGCCGGGCTTTGATTTTACTTTACCTATCAATGCCATTACTTCAATTATTGGTGCGCCGGTGGTTATTTGGTTAATCGTCAGAAAAAAAAGCATGACCTAA
- a CDS encoding ABC transporter substrate-binding protein → MKTFYKAILLIFISVLFLQCKNDSKSVSTISPENTVQYAKGFSIQTYDGYSVVTVQNPWPKATKTYKYILKEKNGIVPDSLQQNITISVPIKNIVVTSTTHIPSLEMLNEENSLIGFPHLDYISSEKVRARIDAGKVKELGNNHDLNTEVILNLQPDVIIGYGIDNKNPTLDNLQKSGLKVMLNGDWNEETPLGKAEWIKFFGALYGKQKEANKLFTIIEEDYLKTIEMAKMATTTPTILAGDMFEDRWYLPKGTSWGSLLLKEAKGHYLWQETSGTGSLSLSFETVFEKAQNADIWITSGQFATLKEMTDVNPHYAQFAAFKNKNVYSFSGKKGKTGGILYYELAPNRPDIVLKDIVKILHPDLLPSYQPFFFEKLK, encoded by the coding sequence ATGAAAACCTTTTATAAAGCCATACTGCTCATATTTATTTCTGTTTTATTTCTGCAATGCAAAAACGATTCGAAATCAGTATCGACTATTTCTCCTGAAAATACCGTCCAATATGCCAAAGGTTTTTCCATTCAAACTTATGATGGCTATTCCGTAGTAACGGTTCAAAACCCTTGGCCAAAAGCTACTAAAACCTATAAATACATTCTTAAAGAAAAAAACGGAATTGTTCCGGACAGTTTGCAACAAAACATTACCATTTCGGTTCCGATTAAAAACATCGTAGTGACTTCCACCACGCATATTCCATCATTGGAAATGTTGAATGAAGAAAATAGCTTAATTGGTTTTCCGCATTTAGATTATATCTCTTCCGAAAAAGTGAGAGCGCGAATTGATGCCGGAAAGGTCAAAGAACTCGGTAATAACCACGATTTAAATACCGAAGTCATTCTCAATTTACAACCCGATGTGATTATCGGTTACGGTATTGACAACAAAAATCCGACTTTAGATAACTTACAAAAAAGTGGTTTGAAAGTCATGCTCAATGGCGATTGGAATGAAGAAACACCCTTAGGCAAAGCCGAATGGATTAAATTTTTCGGAGCGTTATACGGTAAACAAAAAGAAGCCAATAAACTCTTTACCATAATTGAAGAAGATTATCTAAAGACTATCGAGATGGCAAAAATGGCTACCACTACTCCAACTATTTTAGCCGGTGACATGTTTGAAGACCGTTGGTATTTACCCAAAGGTACGAGCTGGGGAAGTTTGTTACTCAAAGAAGCCAAAGGCCATTATTTATGGCAAGAAACCAGCGGAACCGGAAGTTTGTCTTTATCCTTTGAAACCGTTTTTGAAAAAGCTCAAAACGCTGATATTTGGATTACTTCTGGACAATTTGCTACTTTAAAAGAAATGACGGATGTTAATCCACACTACGCGCAGTTTGCCGCATTCAAAAATAAAAATGTATATTCGTTCAGTGGCAAAAAAGGAAAAACAGGCGGGATTTTGTATTATGAATTGGCACCCAACCGACCCGATATTGTGTTGAAAGACATTGTCAAAATTTTACATCCTGACTTGTTGCCAAGTTACCAACCTTTCTTTTTTGAAAAGTTAAAATAG